In one window of Tripterygium wilfordii isolate XIE 37 chromosome 1, ASM1340144v1, whole genome shotgun sequence DNA:
- the LOC119986213 gene encoding uncharacterized protein LOC119986213 isoform X2, whose translation MGNNNTSEQDNSAVEAGEEVLHGAGANADGVEGEKQVIYLAEDKDFHEKVNGLVSDVQSGAEEANVLYQTSNQSESSEVETVSNEVGEGDTKLTCLSKEVENHEKQKEFDSVGNLFGENNHQPEKQTTIEKEEERARITTFAAISATLDAEPRESLDTKPDQRELVDSHDNSCVEDDNEAVSSTGSESSHPLVTDHSNYLEGDGVSNTKLSNSSSVPQKEQVSSEEKCVEGVDDDGNDMKAEKSGIEKKCNGDFFTEMNLEAVLLDKPFNCHQEVSAPEDKCITFTEEGTTIAKFSGNESKNNDQNPNQLYEEATESTISKEQAAQPELNAIGLKYENEEHSNLECQNEEAKIPENGYPNDVMLAAELTYKSNETEAVQEIDDKTEALFSIKDDTKAREMENQCPFLPLSPENGEAFVLDTPVSVYTPHHMHDIVLESETVKSSIESSHVSTVQSQDHQEDTLIQSWCGQGGSEALLAEAPAESLQSQDQHDTSMGSEVVHSSNEQFLPQAPTQEQENVMADETRSNGNDSNIDLKQKSGGNHFTTKALLINSADLIEEILGSEVKFVKDQIGKEMSKDIAIAPKTLLEAKTSENQSSEQNAIVETPAFAENGFKAQEGPRRFSTESKPDDLAVPAHIQKSPSFNFDIRLAAKTEESDQTPLLYHDKRNSVRLLKPTAHSGYSQDSLRYQAMPVEEKVITLDRSDSNKSRTPFLGFEKEEEEAEANIAVTATAKKATKVASTSPKTKEKHKRKTSLFSNCMCCATVIN comes from the exons ATGGGCAACAATAACACATCTG AACAAGACAACTCTGCAGTGGAAGCTGGTGAAGAAGTGTTACATGGAGCAGGTGCTAATGCAGATGGTGTGGAAGGAGAAAAGCAAGTGATTTATTTAGCTGAAGACAAAGACTTTCATGAAAAAGTTAATGGGTTGGTTTCTGATGTTCAATCAGGAGCAGAAGAAGCAAATGTTTTGTATCAGACATCCAACCAAAGCG AATCTTCTGAAGTTGAAACTGTATCAAACGAAGTAGGTGAAGGGGACACTAAACTAACCTGTTTGTCCAAAGAAGTGGAAAATCATGAGAAGCAGAAAGAGTTCGATTCAGTGGGAAATCTGTTTGGAGAAAATAATCATCAGCCTGAGAAGCAGACTACTATTGAGAAAG AGGAAGAGAGAGCAAGAATTACCACTTTTGCAGCAATATCTGCAACACTTGATGCAGAACCTCGAGAATCTTTAGACACAAAGCCTGATCAACGCGAATTGGTTGACAGTCATGATAATTCATGTGTCGAAGATGATAATGAAGCAGTATCAAGCACTGGTTCGGAGAGTTCCCACCCTTTGGTTACTGATCATTCAAACTATCTTGAAGGTGATGGTGTATCCAATACCAAGTTGAGTAATTCATCGTCGGTACCCCAAAAGGAACAGGTGTCTAGTGAAGAAAAGTGTGTGGAAGGAGTAGATGATGATGGGAATGATATGAAAGCAGAAAAGAGTGGcattgaaaaaaaatgcaatggaGATTTTTTTACTGAAATGAATTTAGAAGCTGTTCTATTGGATAAGCCATTTAACTGCCATCAAGAAGTTTCTGCACCTGAGGACAAATGCATTACATTCACTGAAGAAGGCACAACGATAGCAAAATTTTCAGGAAATGAGAGTAAAAATAATGATCAGAACCCAAATCAGCTATACGAGGAAGCAACAGAATCTACAATTAGCAAGGAACAAGCAGCTCAACCTGAATTGAATGCAATCGGGCTTAAGTATGAAAATGAGGAACATTCTAATCTGGAATGTCAGAATGAAGAGGCAAAGATTCCTGAGAATGGTTATCCAAATGATGTGATGCTTGCAGCAGAATTAACTTACAAATCAAATGAGACGGAAGCGGTTCAAGAAATAGACGACAAAACAGAAGCCTTGTTTTCCATCAAAGATGATACCAAAGCAAGGGAAATGGAAAACCAATGTCCATTTCTGCCACTTTCTCCTGAAAATGGAGAAGCTTTTGTCTTGGATACTCCTGTTTCAGTATATACTCCACATCATATGCATGACATTGTATTGGAATCTGAAACTGTCAAAAGCAGCATTGAATCTTCTCATGTCTCCACAGTACAATCTCAAGATCACCAAGAGGACACCCTTATACAATCTTGGTGTGGCCAAGGTGGGAGTGAAGCTCTCCTTGCAGAGGCTCCTGCTGAATCATTGCAGTCTCAAGATCAACATGACACTTCAATGGGGTCTGAAGTAGTTCATAGCAGCAATGAACAATTCCTCCCTCAAGCTCCAACACAAGAACAGGAAAATGTAATGGCAGATGAAACTAGATCAAACGGCAATGATTCTAACATAGACTTGAAGCAAAAGAGTGGTGGTAATCACTTTACTACCAAAGCACTATTGATTAATTCAGCAGACTTAATTGAAGAAATTTTGGGTTCTGAAGTTAAATTTGTTAAAGACCAAATTGGGAAGGAAATGTCAAAGGATATTGCAATAGCTCCAAAGACGTTGCTAGAGGCTAAAACTTCAGAAAATCAGTCCAGTGAGCAAAATGCAATAGTTGAGACACCTGCCTTTGCAGAGAATGGTTTTAAGGCTCAAGAAGGACCAAGAAGGTTCAGCACTGAATCAAAGCCTGATGACCTGGCTGTTCCTGCTCATATACAAAAATCTCCAAGCTTTAATTTTGATATCAGACTTGCAGCAAAAACTGAAGAATCGGATCAAACTCCACTGCTTTATCACGATAAAAGAAACTCTGTCAGACTCCTAAAACCAACAGCACATTCTGGATATAGCCAAGACTCACTGCGGTATCAAGCAATGCCTGTGGAAGAGAAAGTCATTACATTGGACAGAAGTGATTCTAATAAGTCAAGAACTCCATTTCTTGGCtttgagaaagaagaagaagaagcagaagccaATATTGCTGTCACAGCCACTGCAAAGAAGGCAACAAAAGTTGCTTCAACTTCACCAAAAACTAAAGAGAAGCACAAGCGAAAGACTTCCCTCTTCAGCAACTGTATGTGTTGTGCAACTGTGATCAATTAA
- the LOC119986213 gene encoding uncharacterized protein LOC119986213 isoform X1 — translation MGNNNTSGMQEQDNSAVEAGEEVLHGAGANADGVEGEKQVIYLAEDKDFHEKVNGLVSDVQSGAEEANVLYQTSNQSESSEVETVSNEVGEGDTKLTCLSKEVENHEKQKEFDSVGNLFGENNHQPEKQTTIEKEEERARITTFAAISATLDAEPRESLDTKPDQRELVDSHDNSCVEDDNEAVSSTGSESSHPLVTDHSNYLEGDGVSNTKLSNSSSVPQKEQVSSEEKCVEGVDDDGNDMKAEKSGIEKKCNGDFFTEMNLEAVLLDKPFNCHQEVSAPEDKCITFTEEGTTIAKFSGNESKNNDQNPNQLYEEATESTISKEQAAQPELNAIGLKYENEEHSNLECQNEEAKIPENGYPNDVMLAAELTYKSNETEAVQEIDDKTEALFSIKDDTKAREMENQCPFLPLSPENGEAFVLDTPVSVYTPHHMHDIVLESETVKSSIESSHVSTVQSQDHQEDTLIQSWCGQGGSEALLAEAPAESLQSQDQHDTSMGSEVVHSSNEQFLPQAPTQEQENVMADETRSNGNDSNIDLKQKSGGNHFTTKALLINSADLIEEILGSEVKFVKDQIGKEMSKDIAIAPKTLLEAKTSENQSSEQNAIVETPAFAENGFKAQEGPRRFSTESKPDDLAVPAHIQKSPSFNFDIRLAAKTEESDQTPLLYHDKRNSVRLLKPTAHSGYSQDSLRYQAMPVEEKVITLDRSDSNKSRTPFLGFEKEEEEAEANIAVTATAKKATKVASTSPKTKEKHKRKTSLFSNCMCCATVIN, via the exons ATGGGCAACAATAACACATCTGGTATGCAAG AACAAGACAACTCTGCAGTGGAAGCTGGTGAAGAAGTGTTACATGGAGCAGGTGCTAATGCAGATGGTGTGGAAGGAGAAAAGCAAGTGATTTATTTAGCTGAAGACAAAGACTTTCATGAAAAAGTTAATGGGTTGGTTTCTGATGTTCAATCAGGAGCAGAAGAAGCAAATGTTTTGTATCAGACATCCAACCAAAGCG AATCTTCTGAAGTTGAAACTGTATCAAACGAAGTAGGTGAAGGGGACACTAAACTAACCTGTTTGTCCAAAGAAGTGGAAAATCATGAGAAGCAGAAAGAGTTCGATTCAGTGGGAAATCTGTTTGGAGAAAATAATCATCAGCCTGAGAAGCAGACTACTATTGAGAAAG AGGAAGAGAGAGCAAGAATTACCACTTTTGCAGCAATATCTGCAACACTTGATGCAGAACCTCGAGAATCTTTAGACACAAAGCCTGATCAACGCGAATTGGTTGACAGTCATGATAATTCATGTGTCGAAGATGATAATGAAGCAGTATCAAGCACTGGTTCGGAGAGTTCCCACCCTTTGGTTACTGATCATTCAAACTATCTTGAAGGTGATGGTGTATCCAATACCAAGTTGAGTAATTCATCGTCGGTACCCCAAAAGGAACAGGTGTCTAGTGAAGAAAAGTGTGTGGAAGGAGTAGATGATGATGGGAATGATATGAAAGCAGAAAAGAGTGGcattgaaaaaaaatgcaatggaGATTTTTTTACTGAAATGAATTTAGAAGCTGTTCTATTGGATAAGCCATTTAACTGCCATCAAGAAGTTTCTGCACCTGAGGACAAATGCATTACATTCACTGAAGAAGGCACAACGATAGCAAAATTTTCAGGAAATGAGAGTAAAAATAATGATCAGAACCCAAATCAGCTATACGAGGAAGCAACAGAATCTACAATTAGCAAGGAACAAGCAGCTCAACCTGAATTGAATGCAATCGGGCTTAAGTATGAAAATGAGGAACATTCTAATCTGGAATGTCAGAATGAAGAGGCAAAGATTCCTGAGAATGGTTATCCAAATGATGTGATGCTTGCAGCAGAATTAACTTACAAATCAAATGAGACGGAAGCGGTTCAAGAAATAGACGACAAAACAGAAGCCTTGTTTTCCATCAAAGATGATACCAAAGCAAGGGAAATGGAAAACCAATGTCCATTTCTGCCACTTTCTCCTGAAAATGGAGAAGCTTTTGTCTTGGATACTCCTGTTTCAGTATATACTCCACATCATATGCATGACATTGTATTGGAATCTGAAACTGTCAAAAGCAGCATTGAATCTTCTCATGTCTCCACAGTACAATCTCAAGATCACCAAGAGGACACCCTTATACAATCTTGGTGTGGCCAAGGTGGGAGTGAAGCTCTCCTTGCAGAGGCTCCTGCTGAATCATTGCAGTCTCAAGATCAACATGACACTTCAATGGGGTCTGAAGTAGTTCATAGCAGCAATGAACAATTCCTCCCTCAAGCTCCAACACAAGAACAGGAAAATGTAATGGCAGATGAAACTAGATCAAACGGCAATGATTCTAACATAGACTTGAAGCAAAAGAGTGGTGGTAATCACTTTACTACCAAAGCACTATTGATTAATTCAGCAGACTTAATTGAAGAAATTTTGGGTTCTGAAGTTAAATTTGTTAAAGACCAAATTGGGAAGGAAATGTCAAAGGATATTGCAATAGCTCCAAAGACGTTGCTAGAGGCTAAAACTTCAGAAAATCAGTCCAGTGAGCAAAATGCAATAGTTGAGACACCTGCCTTTGCAGAGAATGGTTTTAAGGCTCAAGAAGGACCAAGAAGGTTCAGCACTGAATCAAAGCCTGATGACCTGGCTGTTCCTGCTCATATACAAAAATCTCCAAGCTTTAATTTTGATATCAGACTTGCAGCAAAAACTGAAGAATCGGATCAAACTCCACTGCTTTATCACGATAAAAGAAACTCTGTCAGACTCCTAAAACCAACAGCACATTCTGGATATAGCCAAGACTCACTGCGGTATCAAGCAATGCCTGTGGAAGAGAAAGTCATTACATTGGACAGAAGTGATTCTAATAAGTCAAGAACTCCATTTCTTGGCtttgagaaagaagaagaagaagcagaagccaATATTGCTGTCACAGCCACTGCAAAGAAGGCAACAAAAGTTGCTTCAACTTCACCAAAAACTAAAGAGAAGCACAAGCGAAAGACTTCCCTCTTCAGCAACTGTATGTGTTGTGCAACTGTGATCAATTAA
- the LOC120000483 gene encoding calmodulin-like protein 11, which yields MAEVLSDEQIVEFREAFCLFDKDGDGCITIEELATVIRSLDQNPTEEELLDMISEVDADGNGTIEFTEFLNLMAKKMKETDAEEELKEAFKVFDKDQNGYISATELRHVMINLGEKLTDEEVEQMIREADLDGDGQVNYEEFVKMMMMTVG from the exons ATGGCAGAAGTGCTGAGTGATGAACAGATTGTTGAGTTTAGAGAAGCCTTTTGTCTCTTTGACAAGGATGGAGATG GTTGCATTACAATTGAAGAACTGGCAACAGTGATAAGGTCACTGGATCAAAACCCAACAGAAGAAGAACTGCTTGACATGATTAGTGAAGTTGATGCTGATGGCAATGGGACAATTGAGTTCACTGAGTTCTTGAACTTGATGGCCAAGAAAatgaag GAGACTGATGCAGAGGAGGAACTCAAAGAGGCCTTCAAAGTGTTTGACAAGGACCAGAATGGTTACATTTCAGCTACTGAG TTGAGGCATGTCATGATCAATCTGGGTGAGAAATTAACAGATGAAGAGGTGGAGCAGATGATCAGAGAGGCGGATTTGGACGGTGATGGTCAAGTTAATTACGAGGAATTCgtcaagatgatgatgatgaccgTCGGATGA
- the LOC120005666 gene encoding ADP-ribosylation factor-like protein 5, with protein sequence MGAFISRFWFMMFPAKEYKIVVVGLDNAGKTTTLYKLHLGEVVTTHPTVGSNVEELVYKNIRFEVWDLGGQDRLRTSWATYYRGTHAVIAVIDSTDRARIGIMKEELFRLLGHEDLQHSVILVFANKQDLKDAMSPAEITDALSLHSIKNHDWHIQACCAINGEGLYDGLGWIAQRVTGKAPS encoded by the exons ATGGGTGCATTTATATCGagattttggttcatgatgttcCCTGCGAAGGAGTACAAGATTGTGGTGGTTGGGTTGGATAACGCGGGCAAGACCACGACGCTTTACAAATTGCATTTAGGAGAGGTTGTCACTACTCACCCTACTGTTGGAAGCAACGTTGAGGAACTTGTCTACAAGAACATTCGATTTGAG GTCTGGGACCTTGGCGGTCAAGACAGGCTTAGGACATCATGGGCGACATATTACCGTGGAACTCATGCTGTTATTGCAGTGATAGACAGCACTGATAGGGCCAGGATTGGCATTATGAAGGAGGAACTTTTCAGGTTGCTTGGACATGAGGATCTTCAACATTCTGTAATACTTGTTTTTGCAAATAAACAAGACCTCAAGGATGCAATGAGCCCAGCTGAGATAACTGATGCCCTTTCTCTCCACAGCATCAAGAATCACGATTGGCACATTCAAGCCTGCTGCGCAATTAACGGTGAAGGGCTCTATGATGGTCTTGGGTGGATCGCTCAGCGAGTTACTGGGAAAGCCCCGAGTTGA
- the LOC120002775 gene encoding pyruvate kinase isozyme A, chloroplastic-like yields MSQSLRLFTPSQSRYLALPKHPYSKPSLLNSDCCIPIVVPRHSISIRASSDPNYSPPQVLVTENGKGVPGTTGFTLAAVPATDSSIEVDTVTEAELKENGFRSTRRTKLVCTIGPATCGFEQLEALAVSGMNVARINMCHGTREWHRLVIQRVRRLNEEKGYAVAIMMDTEGSEIHMGDLGGASSAKAEDGDIWTFSVRAFDTPLPEHTISVNYDGFAEDVSVGDELLVDGGMVRFEVIEKIGPDVKCRCTDPGLMLPRANLTFWRDGSLVRERNAMLPTISSKDWLDIDFGIAEGVDFIAISFVKSAEVINHLKSYIAARSRDSDIAVIAKIESVDSLKNLEEIIRASDGAMVARGDLGAQIPLEHVPYAQQKIVQVCRQLNRPVIVASQLLESMIEYPTPTRAEVADVSEAVRQRADALMLSGESAMGQFPEKALAVLRSVSLRIEKWWREEKRHESMELQEVGSSFRDRISEEICNSAAKMANNLEVDALFVYTKTGHMASLLSRCRPDCPIFAFSSTASVRRHLNLQWGLIPFRLSFSDDMESNLNKTFSLLKARGMIKSGDLVIAVSDILQSIQVMNVP; encoded by the exons ATGTCACAGTCTCTCCGTTTGTTCACTCCTTCCCAGTCACGGTACCTCGCTTTACCTAAACACCCGTACTCGAAACCCTCCCTCTTGAATTCCGATTGTTGCATCCCGATCGTCGTTCCCAGGCATTCTATCTCTATCAGAGCCTCTTCCGATCCCAATTATTCACCGCCGCAAGTCCTGGTCACAGAGAATGGCAAGGGAGTGCCAGGGACAACTGGGTTTACGCTCGCGGCAGTTCCAGCGACAGATTCGTCAATTGAGGTCGATACGGTTACTGAGGCGGAGCTGAAGGAGAACGGCTTCAGGAGCACCCGGCGGACTAAGCTAGTATGCACCATCGGACCCGCTACCTGCGGCTTCGAGCAGCTGGAGGCGCTGGCTGTTAGTGGCATGAACGTGGCTCGCATCAATATGTGCCATGGGACCCGCGAGTGGCACAGACTAGTCATCCAGCGTGTGCGCAGGCTCAACGAGGAGAAGGGATACGCCGTCGCCATCATGATGGACACTGAGGGCAGTGAGATCCACATGGGCGACCTCGGTGGCGCTTCTTCCGCCAAAGCCGAG GATGGTGACATATGGACGTTTAGTGTTAGGGCGTTTGATACACCGCTCCCAGAGCACACCATCTCTGTGAACTATGATGGTTTTGCAGAAG ATGTGAGCGTTGGGGATGAGCTGCTTGTGGATGGTGGGATGGTCAGGTTTGAGGTGATTGAGAAGATAGGTCCGGATGTCAAATGTAGATGCACTGATCCAGGACTGATGCTACCACGGGCTAATCTGACATTTTGGAGGGATGGGAGTCTAGTACGGGAAAGAAATGCAATGCTTCCCACCATTTCTTCCAAG GATTGGTTGGATATTGATTTTGGGATTGCAGAGGGTGTTGATTTTATTGCGATATCATTTGTAAAGTCTGCTGAAGTGATTAATCATCTCAAAAGCTATATAGCTGCTCGGTCTCGTGATAG TGACATTGCTGTCATTGCAAAGATAGAAAGTGTCGACTCATTGAAGAACTTGGAAGAGATCATTCGAGCATCAGATGGAGCTATGGTGGCGAGAGGTGATTTGGGTGCTCAGATACCTCTGGAACATGTCCCATATGCCCAGCAGAAGATCGTTCAGGTGTGCAGACAGCTAAATAGGCCAGTTATTGTTGCCTCTCAGCTACTTGAGTCTATGATTGAGTACCCAACACCAACCAGAGCTGAAGTAGCAGATGTTTCTGAAGCAGTCAGGCAACGAGCAGATGCCTTGATGCTCTCTGGAGAGTCAGCCATGGGGCAGTTCCCAGAGAAGGCATTGGCGGTTTTGAGAAGTGTCAGTCTAAGAATTGAGAAGTGGTGGAGAGAAGAGAAACGTCATGAATCTATGGAACTTCAGGAAGTAGGATCTTCATTTCGGGACCGTATTTCAGAAGAAATTTGCAATTCTGCTGCCAAAATGG CTAACAACTTGGAGGTGGATGCTCTTTTCGTGTACACAAAGACTGGGCACATGGCATCGCTTTTGTCGCGTTGCCGACCTGACTGTCCAATCTTTGCGTTTTCATCAACGGCATCTGTGCGGAGGCATCTGAACCTACAGTGGGGCCTGATACCTTTCCGTCTGAGCTTCTCAGATGATATGGAAAGTAATCTTAACAAAACATTCTCCCTGCTAAAGGCCAGGGGGATGATCAAATCGGGTGACCTTGTCATTGCTGTCTCAGACATATTGCAGTCCATCCAAGTTATGAATGTTCCTTGA